One Myxococcales bacterium genomic region harbors:
- a CDS encoding PEGA domain-containing protein, whose translation MRTIPSRPRLSGALAGVLIGALVAPMLPVTALAQPKPAAAKPGKSKTIREELPPAVHAKWDTAVVLYGAANWSAARTEFMDVYRETKNPRVLFNVAVCDKNTGHYARAIEVLKQELSEGAGKLSPEEETRAKETAAGLEAFVVELVVSVSEPGAKIYVDDVEVGVSPLASPLRVDIGERRLAAKKAGYADASTVKSFPQGKKPDPIELKLEAIAKLGTITVQVSGAPNATVRIDGKEVGASPYTGKLVIRSEPYVVEADAPGFATAKQSVVMKEGEAAAVSLGLSKEQRQGKLIVTTKPEGATILIDGKVVGSTRFEGAVDAGPHLVTAKKNGFYTYNLDVEVPKGGERPVTAILNEDKAPSFGPWLIGTVVVIGVGIGAAAVLFAPKDQDPYRGTLPPYIVEHQ comes from the coding sequence ATGCGAACCATCCCTTCCCGTCCCAGGCTCTCGGGCGCGCTCGCGGGCGTGCTCATCGGCGCGCTCGTGGCCCCCATGCTCCCGGTCACGGCCCTCGCCCAGCCCAAGCCCGCCGCGGCCAAACCAGGGAAATCGAAGACGATTCGTGAAGAGCTGCCCCCCGCCGTGCACGCGAAATGGGACACGGCGGTCGTGCTCTACGGGGCGGCCAACTGGAGCGCCGCGCGCACCGAGTTCATGGACGTCTACCGCGAGACCAAGAACCCGCGCGTGCTCTTCAACGTCGCCGTGTGCGACAAGAACACCGGCCACTACGCCCGCGCGATCGAGGTGCTCAAACAAGAGCTCTCCGAGGGCGCCGGCAAGCTCTCCCCCGAGGAAGAGACCCGCGCCAAAGAGACCGCCGCGGGCCTCGAGGCGTTCGTCGTCGAGCTCGTCGTGAGCGTGAGCGAGCCCGGCGCCAAGATCTACGTCGACGACGTCGAGGTCGGAGTATCCCCGCTCGCGAGCCCCCTCCGGGTCGACATCGGCGAGCGGCGCCTCGCCGCCAAGAAGGCCGGCTACGCCGACGCGTCGACCGTCAAATCGTTCCCGCAGGGAAAAAAGCCCGATCCCATCGAGCTCAAGCTCGAGGCGATCGCCAAGCTCGGCACGATCACGGTGCAGGTCTCGGGCGCCCCGAACGCCACCGTGCGCATCGACGGCAAAGAGGTGGGCGCCTCGCCCTACACGGGCAAGCTTGTCATCCGTTCGGAGCCTTACGTGGTCGAGGCCGATGCGCCAGGATTTGCGACGGCCAAGCAGTCGGTCGTCATGAAAGAGGGCGAGGCCGCCGCGGTCTCGCTCGGCCTCTCCAAAGAGCAACGCCAAGGCAAGCTCATCGTCACCACCAAGCCCGAAGGCGCCACGATCCTCATCGACGGAAAGGTCGTCGGCTCGACGCGCTTCGAGGGCGCGGTGGACGCGGGCCCCCACCTCGTCACCGCCAAAAAGAATGGCTTTTACACCTACAACCTCGACGTCGAAGTGCCGAAGGGCGGCGAGCGCCCCGTCACCGCCATCCTCAACGAGGACAAGGCCCCGAGCTTCGGCCCGTGGCTCATCGGCACCGTCGTGGTCATCGGCGTGGGCATCGGCGCGGCCGCCGTGCTCTTCGCGCCGAAAGATCAGGATCCGTACCGCGGTACGCTCCCTCCCTACATCGTCGAGCACCAGTAG
- a CDS encoding serine/threonine protein kinase gives MSQVPPTSPYPQPGEVIDGKYKVERVLGQGGMGAVVKAVHLVLRAPVALKFMNPQYVEVQGAVDRFLNEGVASKRIASDHVLHVDDVGKLPSGAPYLVMDCLDGRDLAQVLEAEGKPGLPAMRAVGFVLQILRGLQAAHAAQIIHRDMKPSNCFVIHKDGDDDFVKILDFGISKIQDPGSQSLTQTHSALGTPLYMSAEQARSPKRSTRGAISIRWRSFCTSSSRAERPSAPRAGSSPSSSSSCSPPIPTRSTSSSPICPPGCGTWCARASRASPSTGTRRRCSSPRRSSPSPTRKAAPSSRACRGSSPRRTPGAHLGPFPLPPWRSRSSSRARPSAAHPSQVASPKRKPRPPCAPSAWPGPRSIAGAPCPRLRPAHLLLRPMGPRAPWPCPIARAPWEASRPRAYHARTTSPTPAPKAETSARRPPPCRPPSPHATHKRARSACSSPAQASRSPRSWSRSASPSSRRPPSPRT, from the coding sequence ATGTCGCAGGTCCCTCCTACGTCGCCCTACCCGCAGCCCGGCGAGGTCATCGACGGCAAATACAAGGTGGAGCGCGTGCTCGGCCAGGGCGGCATGGGCGCCGTGGTCAAGGCCGTGCACCTCGTCTTGCGCGCCCCGGTCGCGCTCAAGTTCATGAACCCGCAGTACGTCGAGGTTCAGGGCGCGGTCGACCGCTTCTTGAACGAGGGCGTCGCGTCGAAGCGCATCGCGAGCGATCACGTGCTCCACGTGGACGACGTGGGCAAGCTGCCCTCGGGCGCGCCGTACCTCGTCATGGACTGCCTCGACGGGCGCGACCTCGCGCAGGTGCTCGAGGCCGAGGGAAAACCCGGGCTCCCGGCCATGCGCGCCGTGGGCTTCGTGCTCCAGATCCTGCGCGGGCTCCAGGCGGCGCACGCGGCGCAGATCATCCACCGCGACATGAAGCCGTCGAACTGCTTCGTCATCCACAAAGATGGCGACGACGACTTCGTGAAGATCCTCGACTTCGGCATCTCGAAGATCCAAGACCCGGGCAGCCAGTCGCTCACGCAGACGCACTCGGCGCTCGGCACGCCGCTCTACATGTCGGCCGAGCAGGCGCGCTCCCCAAAGAGGTCGACGCGCGGAGCGATCTCTATTCGGTGGCGGTCATTTTGTACGAGCTCCTCTCGGGCCGAACGCCCTTCCGCGCCGAGAGCGGGCAGCTCACCGAGCTCCTCTTCAAGCTGTTCACCGCCGATCCCGACCCGCTCGACGAGCTCGTCCCCGATCTGCCCCCCGGGTTGTGGGACGTGGTGCGCAAGGGCCTCGCGCGCGAGCCCATCGACAGGTACGCGTCGGCGCTGCTCTTCGCCGAGGCGCTCGAGCCCTTCACCGACGAGAAAGGCCGCGCCCTCATCGCGCGCATGCAGAGGTTCGTCGCCCCGGAGGACGCCGGGCGCGCATCTCGGGCCATTCCCCCTTCCGCCGTGGCGTTCTCGGAGCTCGTCAAGGGCGCGTCCCTCGGCGGCACACCCCTCGCAGGTGGCGTCTCCCAAGCGCAAGCCGAGGCCGCCGTGCGCACCCTCGGCATGGCCGGGACCGAGGTCGATCGCCGGAGCTCCGTGCCCCCGCCTGCGGCCGGCACACCTCCTCCTCCGCCCCATGGGCCCGCGGGCACCGTGGCCATGCCCGATCGCCCGAGCGCCATGGGAGGCATCGCGGCCCCGCGCGTACCACGCGAGAACGACGTCACCTACCCCCGCCCCGAAGGCGGAAACCTCGGCTCGTCGGCCCCCGCCCTGTCGGCCACCCAGCCCACACGCGACACACAAGCGGGCTCGCAGCGCATGCTCATCACCGGCGCAGGCATCGCGCTCGCCGCGGTCGTGGTCGCGATCGGCATCGCCAAGCTCACGGCGGCCCCCGTCCCCGCGAACGTAA
- a CDS encoding acyl-CoA carboxylase subunit beta gives MSQPETKAPTNPAAILDALDQKALLGGGADRIKKQHEGGKLTARERIDLLLDPGSFVEIGRFVQHRCTDFGMENQKFLGDGVVTGHGLVDGRKVFVFAQDFTVFGGSLSGAYAQKICKLMDMAMKVGAPVIGLNDSGGARIQEGVESLAGYADIFLRNTLASGVVPQISAIMGPCAGGAVYSPAITDFILMVEGTSYMFITGPEVIKAVTHEEVTKEDLGGATAHASKSGVCHLTSQDDRTCIAQVRELLSFVPSNNTEDPPFKKTDDPPLREVPALDTMIPLESNKPYDVKEVIQAVVDDGHLFEIAEQYAPNIVVGFARVGGRSVGIVANQPQVLAGVLDIDASMKAARFVRFCDCFNIPLVTLVDVPGFLPGTDQEYGGIIKHGAKLLFAFAEATVPKITVILRKAYGGAYDVMASKHIRADVNLAFPTAEIAVMGPDGAVNIVRKGEIAKAENPEATRAAFIADYKEKFANPYKAAELGFVDEVIHPRMLRARLSRSLDLLKDKRDTNPPRKHTNIPL, from the coding sequence ATGAGCCAGCCCGAGACGAAAGCCCCGACGAACCCCGCCGCCATCCTCGACGCGCTCGACCAGAAGGCCCTCCTCGGCGGAGGCGCCGATCGCATCAAGAAGCAGCACGAGGGCGGCAAGCTCACGGCGCGCGAGCGCATCGACCTCCTGCTCGACCCGGGATCGTTCGTCGAGATCGGCCGCTTCGTGCAGCACCGGTGCACCGACTTCGGCATGGAGAACCAGAAGTTCCTGGGGGACGGCGTCGTCACCGGGCACGGGCTCGTCGATGGTCGCAAAGTGTTCGTCTTCGCTCAGGATTTCACCGTGTTCGGCGGCTCGCTCTCGGGGGCCTACGCGCAGAAGATCTGCAAGCTGATGGACATGGCCATGAAGGTCGGAGCGCCGGTCATCGGCCTCAACGACTCGGGCGGCGCGCGCATCCAAGAGGGCGTCGAGTCCCTCGCGGGGTACGCCGACATCTTCCTCCGCAACACGCTCGCGAGCGGCGTCGTGCCGCAGATCAGCGCCATCATGGGGCCCTGCGCGGGCGGCGCCGTGTACTCGCCGGCCATCACGGACTTCATCCTGATGGTCGAGGGCACGAGCTACATGTTCATCACCGGGCCCGAGGTCATCAAGGCCGTGACCCACGAGGAGGTCACCAAGGAGGACCTCGGCGGCGCCACGGCCCACGCTTCCAAGAGCGGCGTGTGCCACCTCACCTCGCAGGACGATCGTACGTGCATCGCCCAGGTGCGCGAGCTGCTCTCGTTCGTGCCGTCGAACAACACCGAGGATCCGCCCTTCAAGAAGACGGACGATCCGCCGCTCCGTGAGGTGCCGGCGCTCGACACGATGATCCCGCTCGAGTCGAACAAGCCGTACGACGTGAAGGAGGTCATCCAGGCCGTCGTCGACGACGGTCACCTCTTCGAGATCGCGGAGCAGTACGCGCCGAACATCGTGGTGGGCTTCGCGCGTGTCGGCGGCCGCTCGGTGGGCATCGTGGCGAACCAGCCGCAGGTGCTCGCGGGCGTGCTCGACATCGACGCGAGCATGAAGGCCGCGCGCTTCGTGCGCTTCTGCGACTGCTTCAACATTCCCCTCGTGACGCTCGTGGACGTGCCCGGCTTCCTCCCCGGGACCGACCAGGAGTACGGCGGCATCATCAAACACGGGGCGAAGCTCCTCTTCGCGTTCGCCGAGGCCACCGTGCCCAAGATCACGGTCATCCTCCGCAAGGCGTACGGCGGCGCGTACGACGTCATGGCGTCGAAGCACATCCGCGCCGACGTGAACCTCGCGTTCCCGACGGCCGAGATCGCCGTCATGGGCCCCGACGGCGCGGTCAACATCGTGCGGAAGGGCGAGATCGCCAAGGCCGAGAACCCCGAGGCGACGCGCGCCGCCTTCATCGCCGACTACAAAGAGAAGTTCGCGAACCCCTACAAGGCGGCCGAGCTCGGGTTCGTCGACGAGGTCATCCACCCGCGCATGCTCCGCGCGCGCCTCTCGCGCTCGCTCGATCTCCTGAAGGACAAGCGCGACACGAACCCGCCGCGCAAGCACACGAACATCCCGCTCTGA
- a CDS encoding SRPBCC domain-containing protein: MTNRSVSVEHERELAAPRGVVFDLLLDAKVVRAWLAYEGAELRSLWLDARPGGGFHACIVVPYLGDVWAIGTYREVERPSRIVFDVGIREASGDGPAADESPSPNDVRVTMTLTEAGAGTRVTIERDASVSAPPGLPTWARMLDAVEGALG; this comes from the coding sequence ATGACGAACCGCTCGGTGTCCGTCGAGCACGAGCGCGAGCTCGCGGCTCCACGCGGCGTGGTCTTCGACCTCTTGCTCGACGCGAAGGTCGTGCGCGCGTGGCTCGCGTACGAGGGGGCCGAGCTGCGCTCGTTGTGGCTCGACGCGCGCCCGGGTGGGGGCTTTCACGCGTGCATCGTGGTGCCGTACTTGGGTGACGTGTGGGCGATCGGCACGTACCGCGAGGTCGAGCGGCCCTCGCGTATCGTGTTCGACGTGGGCATTCGCGAGGCGAGCGGCGACGGGCCCGCGGCGGACGAGTCGCCATCCCCGAACGACGTGCGCGTGACGATGACGCTCACCGAGGCCGGCGCGGGGACGCGGGTGACCATCGAGCGCGACGCGAGCGTGAGCGCGCCGCCCGGCTTGCCGACGTGGGCCCGGATGCTCGACGCGGTGGAGGGGGCGTTGGGTTAG
- a CDS encoding VOC family protein: protein MKRVTGIGGIFFKSKDPKALGEWYRVHLGVPLEVWGGATFSWQSPDNPSGTGTTVWTPFEETSTHFGASPFMVNFRVHDLHALLAALRAEGCAVEDKVDESEYGKFGWVADPEGNRVELWEPPAGR from the coding sequence ATGAAGCGCGTCACCGGAATCGGCGGGATCTTCTTCAAGTCCAAAGACCCCAAGGCCCTCGGCGAGTGGTACCGGGTGCACCTCGGCGTGCCTCTCGAGGTGTGGGGCGGCGCCACGTTCTCTTGGCAATCTCCCGACAACCCGAGCGGCACGGGCACCACCGTGTGGACTCCCTTCGAGGAGACCTCGACGCACTTCGGCGCTTCGCCCTTCATGGTGAATTTTCGCGTCCACGATCTGCACGCGCTGCTCGCCGCCTTGAGGGCCGAGGGCTGCGCCGTGGAGGACAAGGTCGACGAGTCCGAATATGGCAAATTCGGCTGGGTCGCCGACCCCGAGGGCAACCGCGTGGAGCTCTGGGAGCCGCCCGCGGGGCGGTGA
- a CDS encoding LysR family transcriptional regulator, with product MRREANTRAVRAAAFVRLTQRAKDPLAGTLRIGVIPTVSPYYIPEVRPALRRAFPRLRVLWIEEKTPTLVAKLDAGEIDGALLALEADIGDVEHEAVGFDPFVVAAPRAHRLMAERRPAHRSELASEDVLLLEDGHCFRDQALTVCTSARAEELEFRATSLPTLAQMVADGAGITLLPRLAVATEAERAGLATRDFAAPTPGRTLALVWRKRSPLGAPLRELARVMRGAAKCLESCETRRAGKGRARGR from the coding sequence CTGCGGCGCGAGGCGAATACGCGCGCCGTTCGCGCCGCCGCGTTTGTCCGTCTTACGCAAAGGGCAAAAGATCCGCTCGCCGGCACGCTGCGGATCGGGGTGATTCCCACCGTGTCGCCCTATTACATCCCCGAGGTGCGGCCCGCGCTCCGCCGCGCCTTCCCCAGGCTCCGCGTACTCTGGATCGAGGAGAAGACACCCACGCTCGTGGCCAAGCTCGACGCGGGCGAGATCGACGGGGCATTGCTCGCGCTCGAGGCCGACATCGGAGACGTGGAGCACGAGGCGGTGGGGTTCGATCCGTTCGTCGTGGCGGCCCCGCGCGCGCACCGGCTCATGGCCGAGCGTCGCCCCGCGCACCGCAGCGAGCTCGCCTCGGAGGACGTGCTCCTGCTCGAAGATGGCCACTGCTTTCGTGATCAGGCGCTCACGGTATGCACGAGCGCACGCGCCGAGGAGCTCGAGTTTCGAGCCACGAGCCTGCCGACGCTCGCGCAGATGGTGGCCGACGGCGCGGGCATCACGCTCCTCCCCCGCCTCGCCGTAGCCACCGAGGCCGAGCGCGCCGGCCTCGCCACACGAGACTTCGCCGCCCCCACGCCGGGCCGCACACTGGCCCTCGTATGGCGAAAACGCTCCCCGCTAGGGGCACCTCTCCGCGAGCTCGCGAGGGTCATGCGCGGAGCCGCGAAGTGCCTCGAGTCCTGCGAGACGCGGCGAGCCGGGAAGGGGCGTGCTCGGGGGCGGTGA
- a CDS encoding ATP-binding protein, producing the protein MTKKPRATSPRTKPVKKAAPAKAPRAPSSPVKLAKAKKASGSRGAATASKGQALPKPSARRPVPQGSKPLTLKIRSFAHLADVDLTLGDLTVLVGPQGAGKSLALQWLKVAMDGRQVVEALKAAGHATDRPEVLIDLIFGAGMAPAWREGETEVMLGGKAISAKGLGRLGDGNEHLFFVPAHRAMLISDGWAAPFQRLTSETPAVARLFSQNLFDRFNGKDAGTLFPVGGRLKQEIRDQIDQAVFHRGKVGIEEDVQHARRLRLVHGKMHLPFMTWTAGQREFTPLLIGLYHLMPSTHTRKREGTDWVVIEEPEMGLHPQAVTAVMLLVLDLLWRGYRVVLSTHSPHVLALLWMMRQLKERGARWKLVCDAFGVKNQRQMQKVAEAALEKDYRAYLLAFGEDGRVTSKDISTLDPTDDDERVAGWGGLTSYTSRFGDAVRTAVNEGDE; encoded by the coding sequence ATGACGAAGAAACCGAGAGCCACCTCGCCCCGGACGAAGCCGGTCAAGAAGGCCGCCCCGGCCAAAGCGCCACGCGCGCCGTCGTCCCCGGTGAAGCTGGCGAAGGCGAAGAAAGCCTCCGGCTCGCGAGGGGCCGCCACGGCGTCCAAGGGACAGGCTCTACCAAAACCGAGCGCACGAAGGCCCGTGCCCCAAGGGTCCAAGCCGCTCACGCTCAAGATTCGGAGCTTCGCTCACCTCGCCGACGTCGACCTCACGCTCGGAGATCTGACCGTCCTCGTCGGGCCGCAGGGCGCGGGAAAGAGCCTCGCCCTCCAGTGGCTGAAGGTCGCGATGGACGGCCGTCAGGTGGTGGAGGCGCTCAAGGCCGCGGGGCACGCGACGGACCGGCCCGAGGTGCTCATCGATCTCATCTTCGGAGCGGGAATGGCGCCCGCGTGGCGCGAGGGAGAGACCGAGGTCATGCTCGGCGGCAAAGCGATCTCGGCCAAAGGGCTGGGCCGCCTCGGTGACGGGAACGAGCATCTATTCTTCGTCCCGGCGCACCGGGCCATGCTGATCAGCGACGGGTGGGCCGCGCCCTTCCAGAGGCTCACGTCGGAGACGCCAGCCGTCGCGCGCCTCTTCAGCCAGAACCTCTTCGATCGGTTCAACGGGAAGGACGCGGGTACCCTCTTCCCTGTCGGGGGGAGGCTAAAACAAGAGATTCGCGACCAAATCGATCAAGCGGTGTTTCACCGCGGCAAAGTCGGTATCGAAGAAGACGTGCAGCACGCGCGGCGCCTTCGGCTCGTCCACGGGAAGATGCATCTGCCCTTTATGACGTGGACCGCCGGGCAGCGCGAATTCACGCCCCTGTTAATCGGCCTCTACCATCTTATGCCTTCGACCCACACGCGGAAGCGAGAGGGGACCGACTGGGTCGTCATCGAAGAGCCCGAGATGGGCCTCCACCCGCAGGCCGTCACGGCGGTGATGCTGCTCGTGCTCGACCTCCTCTGGCGTGGGTACCGGGTCGTGCTCTCCACGCACTCGCCGCACGTGCTCGCCCTCCTATGGATGATGCGCCAGCTCAAGGAGCGGGGTGCACGTTGGAAGCTCGTCTGCGACGCGTTCGGGGTGAAGAACCAGAGGCAAATGCAAAAGGTCGCGGAGGCCGCGCTCGAGAAAGACTACCGCGCGTACCTCCTGGCGTTCGGCGAAGACGGGCGCGTCACCTCGAAAGACATCTCCACCCTCGACCCGACGGACGACGACGAACGCGTGGCCGGGTGGGGCGGGCTCACGAGCTACACCTCGCGCTTCGGCGACGCCGTGCGCACGGCGGTCAACGAGGGAGACGAATGA
- a CDS encoding protein kinase, whose product MSEAAKKSSRVRYEPGDVIPGPDLHVVKQLGSGGQGEVYLAWSDYSQARCVIKLLNAELVGRAAENLFRKEVRLMVQLVHPHIVRVLDGKWTREEVPRPYYTMHEEPGAVPLAELLHKRTPFGLAQILEIIFEVTDALDYVHTLSGPDGVPLGAIHRDLKPGNILLVRSRGGTVVKLLDFGIAFALKRTLDGERDRLFHGTFAYAAPEQHEGVALPQSDIYALGVLFYELLAGRHPYWDATDIKDLVACHRHIRPRPISLYRANVPERVTELVTRMLEKDPAKRPASAYALRTELRSCMDFVAKLAREERQQAPTDHDTTEEMRVEKLLDRRRVEHDECVTHTVAIIHERTGAAEGPAGVWYRTDPGFGAAREAARVVREEVEAEAAKGKASANASSPSPSFDAWGPTPRTPEGAGRPLIAAAPTAPSEAPPPAGGVVAPVLRRAAEAPRVEIVNVASPAPPRTQSPSAGSPVREQARPQESPRPSEVSRMRHAETNVPRSMHIPPPTERELAEAEVAARSRVRRPPTGTVPMSPALRIDLPSTGVAKELSRGAKGGTLPMSGAYKHRRADLTSVTLARVLIALIAVTMIAAVALILYKQQHAPRAMKGAGGETR is encoded by the coding sequence ATGAGCGAGGCGGCCAAGAAGAGTAGCCGTGTTCGGTACGAGCCGGGCGACGTGATCCCAGGCCCCGACCTGCACGTGGTGAAGCAGCTCGGCTCCGGCGGGCAGGGCGAGGTGTACCTGGCGTGGAGCGACTACTCGCAGGCCCGGTGCGTCATCAAGCTGCTCAACGCCGAGCTCGTCGGTCGCGCGGCCGAGAACCTTTTCCGCAAAGAGGTGCGCCTCATGGTGCAGCTCGTGCACCCTCACATCGTCCGAGTGCTCGACGGCAAGTGGACGCGGGAGGAGGTCCCTCGCCCGTACTACACGATGCACGAGGAGCCGGGCGCCGTGCCCCTGGCCGAGCTGCTCCACAAGAGAACGCCCTTTGGCCTGGCTCAGATCCTCGAGATCATCTTCGAGGTCACCGACGCGCTCGACTACGTCCACACGCTGAGCGGGCCCGATGGCGTACCGCTCGGCGCCATTCATCGGGATCTCAAGCCAGGGAACATTCTCCTCGTGCGAAGCCGAGGCGGCACGGTGGTAAAGCTCCTCGACTTCGGAATCGCGTTCGCGCTCAAGCGAACGCTCGATGGGGAGCGGGATCGGCTGTTTCACGGCACGTTCGCGTACGCTGCGCCCGAGCAGCACGAGGGCGTCGCCCTGCCGCAGAGCGACATCTACGCGCTCGGGGTGCTCTTCTACGAGCTGCTCGCTGGGCGCCACCCCTACTGGGACGCGACGGACATCAAGGACCTGGTCGCGTGCCACCGCCACATCCGGCCTAGGCCGATCAGCCTGTACCGCGCGAACGTGCCCGAGCGGGTGACCGAGCTCGTGACGCGCATGCTCGAGAAGGACCCGGCGAAGCGGCCCGCGTCGGCGTACGCGCTGCGGACGGAGCTGCGTTCGTGCATGGACTTCGTGGCCAAGTTGGCGCGTGAGGAGCGGCAGCAGGCGCCCACGGACCACGACACGACGGAGGAGATGCGCGTCGAGAAGTTGCTCGATCGCCGACGTGTGGAGCACGACGAGTGTGTCACGCACACGGTCGCGATCATCCATGAGCGGACGGGCGCCGCTGAGGGGCCCGCTGGCGTTTGGTACCGAACCGACCCTGGCTTTGGAGCCGCGCGCGAAGCTGCGCGGGTGGTGCGCGAGGAAGTGGAGGCCGAGGCAGCGAAGGGCAAGGCGAGCGCGAACGCGAGCAGCCCTTCGCCTTCGTTCGATGCGTGGGGACCGACACCGAGAACGCCGGAGGGAGCCGGTCGACCGTTGATCGCCGCGGCTCCTACCGCGCCATCCGAGGCGCCGCCGCCCGCGGGGGGCGTGGTGGCGCCCGTGCTACGGCGGGCGGCGGAGGCACCCCGCGTAGAGATCGTGAACGTGGCCTCGCCCGCGCCGCCGCGTACGCAGAGCCCGAGCGCCGGATCGCCGGTGCGCGAGCAGGCGCGGCCCCAGGAGAGCCCCCGACCGAGCGAGGTGAGCCGGATGCGTCATGCGGAAACGAACGTGCCGCGCAGCATGCACATACCGCCGCCGACCGAGCGTGAGCTCGCGGAGGCCGAGGTGGCGGCGCGGTCTCGCGTTCGTCGGCCCCCGACGGGGACCGTGCCGATGAGCCCGGCGCTGCGCATCGACTTGCCCTCCACGGGTGTGGCCAAGGAGCTTTCACGAGGGGCGAAGGGCGGCACACTACCGATGTCGGGGGCGTACAAGCACCGTCGGGCCGACCTGACGTCGGTGACGCTCGCGCGTGTGCTGATCGCGCTCATCGCGGTGACGATGATCGCGGCGGTCGCCTTGATCCTCTACAAGCAGCAGCACGCGCCCCGGGCAATGAAGGGGGCGGGAGGTGAGACGCGATGA